From a region of the Streptomyces tirandamycinicus genome:
- a CDS encoding DUF1214 domain-containing protein, with protein sequence MDDDFAFAVLGHQAFSRWIPHSHGDPVSGAAMQEYSDGRNTVARAEQFRRNLRMATLSDYVANPDAGQTHVVPEATFGIRYKVVADNMVARAPVAFLRQLQTAVNDPETAPLTRQDKAVAEEFDKIFGKGRNLPSELRDQFARGVRQGHARIIRNYLGHTTENNWVNFRNIGNWSARDYLDRSSIAEFLQWGNSLPTAAYWHTFKDTSGTALNGSSKGYVLTFPAGKLPETSRFWSLTAYTPHAVTLIPNAADTYAVASYTPGLKKNPDGSLSIYLSRTRPTGVNPENWIPVGNGEFNVMLRAYGPQGGTLSGSYVPPGITPLTGS encoded by the coding sequence CGGCAATGCAGGAGTACAGCGATGGCCGGAACACGGTCGCCAGGGCTGAGCAATTCCGGCGAAACCTGCGCATGGCCACCCTGTCCGACTATGTGGCTAACCCGGACGCGGGGCAAACTCATGTCGTGCCCGAGGCGACGTTCGGCATCCGCTACAAGGTGGTCGCCGACAACATGGTCGCCCGAGCCCCGGTCGCCTTCCTGCGCCAACTCCAGACAGCCGTGAACGATCCGGAGACGGCCCCGCTGACCCGGCAGGACAAGGCAGTCGCCGAGGAGTTCGACAAGATCTTCGGAAAGGGCCGGAACCTGCCCTCCGAACTGCGCGACCAGTTTGCGCGCGGTGTCCGGCAGGGACACGCCCGGATCATCAGGAATTACCTCGGCCACACCACCGAGAACAACTGGGTGAACTTCCGCAACATCGGAAACTGGTCCGCCAGGGACTATCTGGACCGTTCCTCCATTGCGGAGTTTCTGCAATGGGGCAACAGTCTCCCCACCGCGGCCTACTGGCACACCTTCAAGGATACGTCCGGAACGGCGCTGAACGGTTCCTCCAAGGGGTACGTGCTCACCTTCCCTGCCGGAAAGCTCCCGGAGACCAGCCGGTTCTGGTCACTGACGGCGTACACCCCGCACGCCGTGACCCTCATTCCCAACGCGGCCGACACCTACGCGGTGGCGAGTTACACCCCGGGCCTGAAGAAGAACCCGGACGGGTCGCTGTCGATCTACCTGTCCCGCACTCGGCCGACCGGCGTCAACCCGGAGAACTGGATACCCGTGGGAAACGGCGAGTTCAACGTCATGCTGCGCGCGTACGGGCCGCAGGGAGGCACGCTCAGCGGCAGCTACGTGCCACCGGGCATCACCCCGCTGACCGGATCCTGA
- a CDS encoding saccharopine dehydrogenase family protein, with protein MNRQSGPERPYDIVLFGATGFVGTLTAEYLAAHAPEDCRWAVAGRSRARLEQLRERLTAINPACAGLPLVVADADDPDALRALAESTRVVATTVGPYVWYGEPLVAACADAGTDYADLTGEPEFVDSVYIRHDARARETGARLVHACGFDSVPHDLGVYFTVQQLPRDVPLRIDGFVSAGGIFSGGTFASALTAMGRQRQAARTARERRLHEPRLMGRRARAPLGAPRFSRETGTWALPLPTLDPRIVARSAAGLERYGPDFQYRHYASVRTLPVALGGPVALGALAALAQAGPARQWLMNRYQPGRGPSAEQRERSWFRVRFVGEGGGRRVFTEVSGGDPGYGETAKMLAESVLCLALDELPATAGQVTTAVAMGDALLARLRAAGVVFRVADAR; from the coding sequence ATGAACAGGCAGAGCGGGCCGGAGCGGCCGTACGACATCGTGCTCTTCGGCGCGACCGGATTCGTCGGCACCCTCACCGCGGAGTATCTGGCCGCCCATGCCCCCGAGGACTGCCGCTGGGCCGTCGCGGGCCGCAGCAGAGCACGGCTGGAGCAGTTGCGCGAACGGCTCACCGCGATCAACCCGGCCTGCGCCGGGCTGCCGCTCGTCGTCGCGGACGCCGACGACCCGGACGCGCTGCGCGCGCTCGCCGAGTCGACGCGCGTAGTGGCGACGACGGTCGGCCCGTACGTCTGGTACGGCGAGCCGCTGGTCGCCGCCTGCGCGGACGCCGGGACGGACTACGCCGACCTCACCGGCGAGCCGGAGTTCGTCGACTCCGTCTACATACGGCACGACGCACGGGCCCGCGAAACGGGCGCCCGGCTGGTGCACGCCTGCGGCTTCGACTCGGTGCCGCACGATCTGGGGGTCTACTTCACGGTCCAGCAGCTGCCGCGGGACGTGCCGCTGCGCATCGACGGCTTCGTGAGCGCGGGCGGGATCTTCTCCGGCGGGACGTTCGCTTCCGCCCTGACGGCGATGGGCCGGCAGCGGCAGGCCGCGCGCACGGCACGGGAGCGCAGGCTCCATGAGCCACGACTGATGGGCCGCCGTGCCAGGGCGCCGCTCGGGGCGCCCCGCTTCAGCCGGGAGACCGGTACCTGGGCGCTCCCGCTGCCGACGCTCGACCCCCGGATCGTGGCCCGCTCCGCGGCGGGCCTGGAGCGCTACGGCCCCGACTTCCAGTACCGGCACTACGCCTCGGTGCGGACGCTGCCGGTGGCGCTCGGCGGCCCCGTCGCGCTCGGCGCGCTGGCCGCGCTCGCCCAGGCAGGGCCCGCCCGCCAGTGGCTGATGAACCGTTACCAGCCCGGCCGCGGCCCCAGCGCGGAGCAGCGCGAACGCAGCTGGTTCCGGGTCCGCTTCGTCGGGGAGGGCGGCGGTCGCCGGGTCTTCACGGAGGTGTCGGGCGGCGACCCCGGCTACGGCGAGACGGCGAAGATGCTCGCGGAGTCGGTGCTCTGCCTCGCCCTGGACGAACTCCCCGCCACCGCGGGCCAGGTCACCACCGCCGTCGCGATGGGCGACGCCCTGCTGGCACGACTGCGGGCCGCGGGCGTCGTCTTCCGCGTCGCGGACGCGCGCTGA
- a CDS encoding MmcQ/YjbR family DNA-binding protein has protein sequence MAPPPRAALAKWEKVRSFALGLPGAGEEFPWGDTVVKVNKKIFVFLGVTDGSHPLGVGVKLTDEVSHAHALSCPGAEPSGYGLGKAGWVRVPLAGKGAPAAELLCDWVEESYRTVAPKKLIAELDAP, from the coding sequence ATGGCACCACCGCCGAGAGCCGCTCTGGCGAAATGGGAGAAGGTGCGGTCCTTTGCCCTGGGCCTGCCGGGGGCGGGGGAGGAGTTCCCCTGGGGTGACACGGTGGTCAAGGTGAACAAGAAGATCTTCGTCTTCCTGGGTGTCACCGACGGCAGCCACCCCCTCGGAGTCGGGGTGAAGCTCACGGACGAGGTGTCCCATGCGCACGCCCTGTCCTGCCCCGGGGCGGAGCCGTCGGGGTACGGCCTCGGCAAGGCGGGCTGGGTGCGGGTGCCGCTGGCCGGGAAGGGCGCCCCGGCGGCGGAGCTGCTCTGCGACTGGGTCGAGGAGAGCTACCGCACCGTCGCCCCGAAGAAGCTGATCGCCGAACTCGACGCGCCCTGA
- a CDS encoding chitosanase yields the protein MILGVGGEEEIPLADRPREGRKTAAPVQNPLTSGTASERQALEARIARMPAGLADPAKKEIAAQLVSTAEHSTLNWRGRYGAIEDLGDGNGYTAGIIGFCSGTNDMLQLVESYTAEHPDNGLARYLPALREVDGTDSHDGLDPGFTDAWEAEAAKPAFRAAQDAARDRIYFDPAVRLAKMDGLGTLGQFIYYDAMLLHGPGLAPDGFYGIRQAAMKKARTAAEGGAEKRYLNVFLDESRSAMRSRTGPAQRDTSRIDTTQRVFLRKGNMGLTAPLQWRMYGETFRIPPS from the coding sequence ATGATCCTCGGCGTCGGCGGCGAGGAGGAGATCCCACTCGCCGACCGGCCGCGTGAAGGCCGGAAGACAGCCGCCCCCGTGCAGAACCCGCTGACTTCGGGCACGGCCTCCGAGCGGCAGGCTCTGGAGGCCAGGATCGCGAGGATGCCCGCGGGACTCGCGGACCCCGCCAAGAAGGAGATCGCCGCCCAGCTCGTGTCCACCGCCGAGCACTCCACCCTGAACTGGCGCGGCCGGTACGGCGCCATCGAGGACCTGGGCGACGGCAACGGCTACACCGCCGGAATCATCGGCTTCTGCTCCGGGACGAACGACATGCTGCAGCTCGTCGAGTCGTACACCGCCGAGCACCCGGACAACGGGCTGGCCCGGTACCTCCCCGCCCTCAGGGAGGTGGACGGCACCGACTCGCACGACGGGCTGGACCCCGGTTTCACCGACGCGTGGGAGGCGGAGGCCGCGAAGCCCGCCTTCCGCGCCGCGCAGGACGCCGCGCGCGACCGCATCTACTTCGACCCCGCCGTCCGGCTGGCGAAGATGGACGGCCTCGGCACGCTGGGCCAGTTCATCTACTACGACGCGATGCTGCTGCACGGCCCGGGACTCGCCCCCGACGGCTTCTACGGCATCCGCCAGGCGGCCATGAAGAAGGCCAGGACGGCCGCGGAGGGCGGTGCGGAGAAGAGGTACCTGAACGTCTTCCTCGACGAGAGTCGTTCGGCCATGCGAAGCCGGACGGGCCCCGCCCAGCGCGACACCTCGCGCATCGACACGACGCAGCGGGTGTTCCTGCGCAAGGGGAACATGGGGCTCACGGCACCGCTGCAGTGGCGGATGTACGGGGAGACCTTCCGCATCCCGCCCTCCTGA
- a CDS encoding endonuclease V, with protein MTVIRTPADETEARAVQDELRARVVLDEPGPPPGTGLVTGVDVAYDDARDAVVAAAVVLDAATLDVVEETTAAGRIAFPYVPGLLAFREIPTVLAALESLRHGPGLVVCDGYGLAHPRRFGLASHLGVLTGLPVIGVAKNPFTFTYDPPGGRRGDGSPLVADDGAVVGRALRTQHGVKPVFVSVGHRVTLGNACAHTLALSPEFRLPESTRRADALCRRALREATSG; from the coding sequence ATGACCGTGATCAGGACACCCGCGGACGAGACCGAGGCCCGTGCGGTGCAGGACGAACTCAGGGCCCGCGTCGTCCTGGACGAACCCGGGCCGCCGCCGGGCACGGGCCTCGTCACCGGGGTCGACGTGGCCTACGACGACGCGCGCGATGCCGTCGTCGCGGCCGCCGTCGTCCTCGACGCCGCCACGCTGGACGTCGTCGAGGAGACCACCGCGGCCGGCCGGATCGCGTTCCCCTACGTACCGGGCCTGCTCGCCTTCCGTGAGATCCCGACCGTGCTCGCCGCGCTGGAGTCGCTGCGCCACGGCCCCGGTCTGGTCGTGTGCGACGGCTACGGGCTCGCCCACCCACGGCGCTTCGGTCTGGCCAGCCATCTCGGCGTGCTGACCGGCCTGCCGGTGATCGGCGTCGCCAAGAACCCGTTCACGTTCACCTACGACCCGCCGGGCGGGCGGCGCGGTGACGGCTCACCACTGGTCGCGGACGACGGCGCGGTGGTGGGACGGGCGCTGCGGACCCAGCACGGCGTCAAACCGGTCTTCGTCTCCGTCGGCCACCGCGTCACGCTCGGCAACGCCTGCGCCCACACCCTCGCGCTCTCCCCGGAGTTCCGCCTCCCCGAGTCCACCCGCCGCGCCGACGCCCTCTGCCGCAGGGCGCTGCGCGAGGCGACGAGCGGCTGA
- the ddaH gene encoding dimethylargininase — MPSRRALIRRPSPRVADGLVTHVERRTVDPALALAQWRAYGEALRAHGWETVEAEPADDCPDGVFIEDTVVMFRNVALIARSGAETRRRETAGVEEAVARLGCSVNWVWEPGTLDGGDVLKVGDTVYVGRGGRTNAAGVQQLRAAFEPLGARVVAVPVSRVLHLKSAVTALPDGTVIGYEPLVEQPSLFPRFLPVPEEAGAHVVLLGGAKLLMAASAPKTAELFTDLGYEPVQVDISEFEKLEGCVTCLSVRLRDLHT, encoded by the coding sequence GTGCCGAGCAGAAGAGCCCTGATCCGACGCCCCAGCCCGCGTGTGGCGGACGGCCTGGTCACCCACGTGGAGCGCCGTACCGTCGACCCGGCCTTGGCACTCGCCCAGTGGAGGGCGTACGGCGAGGCCCTCCGTGCGCACGGCTGGGAGACGGTCGAGGCCGAGCCCGCCGACGACTGCCCGGACGGGGTCTTCATCGAGGACACCGTGGTGATGTTCCGCAACGTCGCCCTCATCGCCCGTTCCGGGGCGGAGACCCGGCGCCGGGAGACGGCCGGGGTGGAGGAGGCCGTGGCGAGGCTCGGCTGCTCGGTGAACTGGGTGTGGGAGCCCGGCACGCTCGACGGGGGCGATGTGCTCAAGGTCGGCGACACCGTGTACGTGGGACGCGGCGGACGGACCAACGCGGCCGGGGTGCAGCAGCTCAGGGCGGCCTTCGAGCCGCTGGGGGCACGTGTCGTCGCGGTACCCGTGTCGCGGGTGCTCCACCTGAAGTCCGCAGTGACCGCCCTGCCCGACGGAACCGTGATCGGTTACGAGCCGCTGGTGGAGCAGCCGTCGCTGTTCCCGCGATTCCTGCCCGTCCCCGAGGAGGCAGGGGCGCACGTGGTGCTGCTCGGTGGCGCGAAACTGCTGATGGCGGCGAGCGCCCCCAAGACGGCGGAGCTGTTCACCGACCTGGGTTATGAGCCGGTTCAGGTGGACATCAGCGAGTTCGAGAAGCTCGAGGGCTGCGTGACATGCCTCTCCGTACGGCTCCGGGACCTGCACACATAA
- a CDS encoding acyl-ACP desaturase, whose translation MTITSPHLGSSEAWTDARLLYALEEVVEKELNRHLKVAKDWMPHEYVPWTDGRNFPGLFEDGEAWEPGQSKVTDIGKTALVVNLLTEDNLPSYHHEIASLFGRDGAWGTWVHRWTAEEGRHGIVMRDYLLTSRAVDPDKLEQFRMAHMSEGFESDNRHSMLHSVAYVAFQELATRISHRNTGHQSGDPVCDRMLARIATDENLHMIFYRNLLGAAFQIAPDLTMQAVRDVVVNFRMPGHGIPGFERAAAQMAIGEIYNLRIHHDDVLQPVLRFLKVMDIDGLGPEGMKAQEELGLYMGGLDTEAAKFDERLAARRARQAARAKG comes from the coding sequence GTGACGATCACCTCTCCCCACCTCGGCAGTTCGGAAGCGTGGACCGACGCCCGGCTGCTGTACGCGCTGGAGGAGGTCGTGGAGAAGGAGCTCAACCGCCACCTCAAGGTCGCCAAGGACTGGATGCCCCACGAGTACGTGCCGTGGACGGACGGCCGGAACTTCCCCGGCCTCTTCGAGGACGGCGAGGCCTGGGAGCCCGGCCAGTCCAAGGTCACCGACATCGGCAAGACCGCCCTCGTCGTCAATCTGCTGACCGAGGACAATCTGCCCAGCTACCACCACGAGATCGCGAGCCTCTTCGGCCGCGACGGCGCCTGGGGCACCTGGGTGCACCGGTGGACCGCGGAGGAGGGCCGGCACGGGATCGTGATGCGCGACTACCTGCTGACCTCACGAGCCGTGGACCCGGACAAGCTGGAGCAGTTCCGCATGGCGCACATGTCGGAGGGCTTCGAGTCCGACAACCGCCACTCGATGCTGCACTCCGTCGCGTACGTCGCCTTCCAGGAGCTCGCCACCCGCATCTCGCACCGCAACACCGGCCACCAGTCGGGCGACCCCGTCTGCGACCGGATGCTCGCGCGCATCGCCACCGACGAGAACCTGCACATGATCTTCTACCGGAACCTGCTCGGCGCGGCCTTCCAGATCGCGCCGGACCTGACCATGCAGGCGGTGCGGGACGTCGTGGTGAACTTCCGGATGCCCGGGCACGGGATACCGGGATTCGAGCGCGCGGCGGCGCAGATGGCGATCGGTGAGATCTACAACCTGCGGATCCACCACGACGACGTGCTGCAGCCGGTGCTGCGCTTCCTGAAGGTGATGGACATCGACGGGCTCGGCCCCGAGGGCATGAAGGCCCAGGAGGAACTGGGGCTGTACATGGGCGGACTGGACACCGAGGCCGCCAAGTTCGACGAGAGGCTCGCGGCCCGCAGGGCCCGGCAGGCCGCCCGCGCGAAGGGCTGA
- a CDS encoding WD40/YVTN/BNR-like repeat-containing protein, with amino-acid sequence MRPKGKSRRMVSAGLSGVALAAVLAAAPSAAAQADSGQADGRVPHWELKQTGTDVRFRGLAAVSRSTAWLAGSGGTVLRTTDGGRSWRDVSPPGAGELQFRDVEAFDARRAVVLAIGEGEASRVLRTEDGGATWEESFRNTDPKAFYDCMTFFDSRHGLAMSDPVDGRFRILSTRDGGRSWTVLPTEGMPDAQPGEAGFAASGQCLVSSGPGDVWLATGGGATARVLHSADRGLHWTVAESTIPAGDPARGVFALAFRDRVHGLAVGGDYRASEASPRAGAVTRDGGRTWRQSATPPPAYRSGVAWLPHSRRAALAVGPTGTDLTTDAGRTWRTVDTGSYDTVDCTPDLGCWAAGEKGRAARLEW; translated from the coding sequence ATGAGACCCAAGGGGAAGTCGAGACGAATGGTGTCCGCGGGGTTGAGCGGGGTGGCGCTGGCCGCCGTTCTGGCTGCCGCCCCCTCGGCGGCAGCGCAGGCGGACTCGGGGCAAGCGGACGGCCGGGTACCGCACTGGGAGCTCAAGCAGACCGGGACGGACGTGCGGTTCCGCGGTCTCGCCGCGGTCAGCCGCTCCACCGCGTGGCTCGCGGGCTCCGGGGGCACCGTGCTCCGCACCACCGACGGCGGCCGGAGCTGGCGCGACGTCTCACCGCCCGGGGCCGGCGAGCTGCAGTTCCGCGACGTCGAGGCGTTCGACGCGCGCAGGGCCGTCGTGCTGGCCATCGGCGAGGGCGAGGCGTCGCGGGTGCTGCGCACCGAGGACGGCGGAGCGACCTGGGAGGAGTCGTTCCGCAATACCGACCCGAAGGCGTTCTACGACTGCATGACCTTCTTCGACTCCCGGCACGGGCTCGCGATGAGCGACCCGGTCGACGGCAGGTTCCGCATCCTCTCCACCCGGGACGGCGGCAGGTCGTGGACGGTGCTGCCGACGGAGGGGATGCCGGACGCCCAGCCGGGCGAGGCGGGCTTCGCGGCGAGCGGCCAGTGCCTGGTGAGCTCGGGGCCCGGGGACGTCTGGCTCGCGACCGGCGGCGGTGCGACCGCGCGTGTGCTGCACTCCGCGGACCGAGGGCTGCACTGGACCGTGGCCGAGTCCACGATCCCGGCCGGTGACCCCGCCCGGGGCGTCTTCGCGCTCGCCTTCCGGGACCGGGTGCACGGTCTCGCGGTCGGCGGCGACTACCGCGCGAGTGAGGCGTCCCCCCGGGCGGGCGCGGTGACCCGGGACGGCGGCCGCACCTGGCGGCAGTCCGCGACCCCGCCGCCCGCCTACCGCTCCGGCGTCGCCTGGCTGCCCCACAGCCGCCGGGCCGCCCTCGCCGTCGGCCCCACCGGCACCGACCTCACCACCGACGCCGGGCGCACCTGGCGCACCGTGGACACCGGCTCGTACGACACCGTGGACTGCACACCGGACCTCGGCTGCTGGGCGGCGGGGGAGAAGGGCCGCGCGGCCCGGCTGGAGTGGTGA
- a CDS encoding VOC family protein has protein sequence MLTTRYLTGSPNWLDLATPDLSGAASFYGGLFGWTFRAAGPGAGGYGMFELDGRTAAGGMAVPPEQGAPGWTLYFQSASADDTAERVRNLGGSVTYEPADVWDLGRMAHFTDPAGVGFATWQPRTNKGLDVVNETGSLCWAELWTPDPGAALGFYRSVFGWDEFAVPVPGGDTYVTVNPAGAGEDAMFAGLVALETDPVEAAGGPYWLPYFEVTDTDATAAEAEELGGTVRTRPIDLEDVGRIAKLADPYGARFAVIETSVRSVGGAASAA, from the coding sequence ATGCTCACCACCCGCTATCTCACCGGCTCCCCGAACTGGCTCGATCTGGCCACCCCCGACCTCTCCGGCGCGGCGTCGTTCTACGGCGGACTGTTCGGCTGGACGTTCCGTGCCGCGGGCCCGGGGGCGGGCGGCTACGGCATGTTCGAACTGGACGGGAGGACCGCGGCCGGCGGCATGGCCGTGCCTCCCGAGCAGGGCGCGCCCGGCTGGACCCTCTACTTCCAGTCGGCCAGCGCCGACGACACCGCCGAACGGGTGAGGAACCTCGGCGGCTCGGTCACCTACGAACCGGCGGACGTGTGGGACCTCGGCCGCATGGCACACTTCACCGACCCGGCGGGAGTGGGCTTCGCCACCTGGCAGCCGCGCACCAACAAGGGCCTTGACGTCGTGAACGAGACGGGCTCGCTGTGCTGGGCCGAGCTCTGGACCCCGGACCCGGGCGCGGCCCTCGGGTTCTACCGTTCCGTCTTCGGCTGGGACGAGTTCGCCGTGCCCGTCCCCGGCGGTGACACGTACGTGACCGTGAACCCGGCCGGCGCCGGCGAGGACGCCATGTTCGCCGGTCTCGTCGCCCTGGAGACCGACCCGGTGGAGGCCGCCGGAGGACCGTACTGGCTGCCCTACTTCGAGGTCACCGACACCGACGCGACCGCGGCCGAGGCGGAGGAACTCGGCGGTACGGTCCGGACACGGCCGATCGACCTCGAGGATGTGGGCCGCATCGCCAAACTCGCCGACCCGTACGGAGCCCGATTCGCGGTGATCGAGACGTCGGTACGGAGCGTGGGCGGGGCGGCGAGCGCGGCGTGA
- a CDS encoding WhiB family transcriptional regulator codes for MSMNSTVPAPDGALSWQESALCAQVGPEFFFPAPGSSTREAKELCGACEGRMACLEYALANDERFGVWGGLSEKERGRLRRSRIQRRG; via the coding sequence ATGTCCATGAACAGCACCGTTCCGGCGCCCGACGGCGCACTCTCCTGGCAGGAATCCGCCCTGTGCGCCCAGGTCGGCCCCGAGTTCTTCTTCCCGGCCCCCGGCTCGTCCACCCGCGAGGCGAAGGAACTGTGCGGCGCCTGCGAGGGCCGTATGGCGTGCCTGGAGTACGCGCTCGCCAACGACGAGCGCTTCGGTGTCTGGGGCGGCCTCTCGGAGAAGGAGCGCGGCAGGCTGCGGCGCTCGCGGATCCAGCGGCGCGGGTAG
- a CDS encoding SsgA family sporulation/cell division regulator: MSSVIEQAVQVRLVASAPRMESVPATLRYDRRDPFAVSMSFPAPATLEGTDVCWAFSRELLVQGVDLPAGLGDVRVRPYGYDRTVLEFHAPEGTAMVHIRTSEVRRFLKRSQGLVPAGREHLHLDLDADLAQLMRDAH; encoded by the coding sequence TTGTCCAGCGTCATCGAGCAGGCCGTGCAGGTCCGTCTGGTCGCCTCCGCGCCACGGATGGAGTCCGTGCCGGCGACCCTGCGCTACGACCGCCGCGACCCCTTCGCCGTGAGCATGTCGTTCCCCGCCCCGGCCACACTGGAGGGCACCGACGTGTGCTGGGCGTTCTCGCGCGAACTGCTCGTTCAGGGCGTGGACCTGCCCGCCGGGCTGGGCGACGTGCGCGTACGGCCCTACGGGTACGACAGGACCGTGCTGGAGTTCCACGCTCCCGAGGGAACCGCGATGGTGCACATCCGCACCTCCGAAGTCCGCCGCTTCCTCAAGCGGAGCCAGGGGCTCGTGCCGGCCGGCCGGGAGCACCTCCACCTCGATCTGGACGCGGACCTGGCCCAGTTGATGCGCGACGCCCACTGA
- a CDS encoding YciI family protein, with protein sequence MFVLELTYTAPVERVEEHQAAHMAWLEALYGEGVLIASGRKNPRDGGVLIAAGVDREQAEGIAASDPYTAAGVCEYRITEFAATKTAPALERYREQPSA encoded by the coding sequence ATGTTCGTACTGGAATTGACCTACACGGCGCCCGTCGAGCGCGTCGAGGAGCACCAGGCTGCCCATATGGCCTGGCTGGAAGCTCTTTACGGAGAGGGCGTCCTGATCGCCTCCGGCCGGAAGAACCCGCGTGACGGCGGTGTGCTGATCGCGGCGGGCGTCGACCGCGAGCAGGCCGAGGGGATCGCGGCGTCGGACCCCTACACGGCGGCGGGGGTGTGCGAGTACCGGATCACGGAGTTCGCCGCGACGAAGACGGCGCCCGCGCTGGAGCGGTACCGGGAGCAGCCCTCCGCCTGA
- a CDS encoding ABC-F family ATP-binding cassette domain-containing protein, which translates to MSTFPTHVTCSSLSFSWPDGTAVLEDFQLAVGPGRTGLIGLNGSGKSTLLRLIAGELAPTEGGVRTAGEVGYLPQNAVLDTALRVDEALGIAATRAALHAIEAGDVREEHFTAVGDDWDVEERAVAALAQLGLGHIGLDRTVGEMSGGECVLLRLAALLLARPDVLLLDEPTNNLDLYARGRLYEAVEAWSGVMIVVSHDRELLERVDQIADLRDGEVTWYGGAYSAYEQALAVEQEAAERMVRVAEADVQRQKRELAEAQVKLARRKRYGQKMFEQKREPKIVMGARKRAAQVSAGKHRTMHTVKLTEARERLHEAADAVRDDDEIRVELPYTKVHPGRGVLRLSEVELRYGARVGGEFDLRGPERIALVGRNGAGKTTLLRTIAGELRPVAGEVAVQVPLRFLPQRLDVLDEELSVVRNVARFAPQATENTIRARLARFLFRGERADRAAGTLSGGERFRAALAALLLAEPAPQLLMLDEPTNNLDMASVRRLTEALEAYEGALIVASHDITFLESLGITRWLLLDGGLRPTTAEEVREGLMGT; encoded by the coding sequence ATGTCTACCTTTCCCACCCATGTGACCTGTTCCTCGCTGTCCTTCTCCTGGCCCGACGGCACCGCGGTGCTGGAGGACTTCCAGCTCGCCGTCGGCCCCGGCAGGACGGGGCTGATCGGGCTCAACGGCTCGGGCAAGTCCACGCTGCTGCGGCTGATCGCCGGCGAGCTCGCACCCACCGAGGGCGGGGTGCGGACCGCGGGCGAGGTCGGGTACCTGCCGCAGAACGCCGTGCTCGACACGGCGTTGCGCGTCGACGAGGCGCTCGGCATCGCCGCAACCCGGGCCGCGCTGCACGCGATCGAGGCCGGCGACGTAAGGGAGGAGCACTTCACGGCGGTCGGCGACGACTGGGACGTGGAGGAGCGGGCCGTCGCCGCTCTCGCACAGCTCGGGCTCGGGCACATCGGCCTGGACCGGACCGTCGGCGAGATGTCGGGCGGGGAGTGCGTGCTGCTCAGGCTGGCGGCGCTGCTGCTGGCCCGGCCCGATGTCCTGCTGCTGGACGAGCCGACCAACAACCTGGACCTCTACGCCCGCGGGCGGCTCTACGAGGCCGTGGAGGCGTGGTCCGGGGTGATGATCGTGGTCAGCCACGACCGCGAACTCCTGGAGCGGGTCGACCAGATCGCCGACCTCCGCGACGGCGAGGTGACCTGGTACGGCGGCGCGTACTCGGCCTACGAGCAGGCGCTGGCCGTCGAGCAGGAGGCCGCCGAGCGGATGGTGCGCGTCGCGGAGGCCGATGTGCAGCGGCAGAAGCGCGAACTGGCCGAGGCACAGGTCAAACTTGCCCGCCGCAAGCGCTACGGGCAGAAGATGTTCGAGCAGAAGCGCGAGCCGAAGATCGTGATGGGCGCCCGCAAACGCGCGGCGCAGGTCTCGGCGGGCAAGCACCGCACCATGCACACGGTGAAGCTGACCGAGGCGAGAGAGCGGCTCCACGAGGCCGCGGACGCGGTGCGGGACGACGACGAGATCCGCGTCGAACTGCCGTACACCAAGGTCCATCCGGGCCGCGGCGTCCTGCGGCTGTCGGAGGTGGAGCTCCGCTACGGGGCCCGTGTGGGAGGCGAGTTCGATCTGCGCGGACCGGAGCGGATCGCTCTCGTCGGGCGCAACGGGGCCGGCAAGACGACCCTGCTCCGCACCATCGCCGGGGAGCTGCGGCCGGTCGCGGGCGAGGTGGCGGTGCAGGTGCCGCTGCGCTTCCTCCCGCAGCGGCTGGACGTGCTCGACGAGGAGCTGAGCGTGGTGCGGAACGTCGCCCGGTTCGCACCGCAGGCGACGGAGAACACGATCCGGGCGCGACTGGCCCGCTTCCTGTTCCGCGGGGAGCGGGCCGATCGAGCGGCCGGGACGCTCTCCGGAGGGGAGCGGTTCCGCGCCGCGCTGGCGGCACTGTTGCTCGCCGAGCCCGCCCCGCAGCTGCTGATGCTGGACGAGCCGACGAACAATCTCGACATGGCGAGCGTGCGGAGGCTCACGGAGGCCCTGGAGGCGTACGAGGGCGCGCTGATCGTGGCGAGCCACGACATCACGTTCCTGGAGTCGCTGGGCATCACCCGCTGGCTGCTGCTCGACGGTGGGCTTCGGCCCACGACCGCCGAGGAGGTACGGGAGGGGTTGATGGGGACGTGA